TACGGACTATCCGTAAACCCTTGATTTTTTTATGGTACCGGGAGCGAGACTCGAACTCGCAAGGTGTTGCCACCGACGGATTTTGAGTCCGCTTTGTAGTCTTTTATTATCAGCTACTTACAAAAAAGTTGCACCAAAAAACATGGTGCAAGCCTCTTAGAAAAGAACCTTCTCGGCATCCAATACAGGCATCAGAGCAGCCGCCCTTGCCTGCCCTCCTGCCGTCACATGGGCATAGGTGTTGCCCGTTGTCGTGACCGAAGAGTGGCCCATCTGGGCAGCCACCGAGGCAAGGTCCGCTCCCCGGGCCAGCATCTCACTGGCCGATAGGTGCCGCACATCGTAGGGCCGCATTTTCACACCTGCTTTCTTGCAGGCAGAAGCCCACGCATCCTTATATGATATGATCCGTCGGCCATGACGATGGCAGACCAGATGGATCCCGGCGCCTCTGTCCACCGCGTAACGCTGGGCAGCTTCCTCCATATACATGGCTGGCGGAATGACGGTCTTGATGAGCCCTGTTTTGCCCTGACGCACATGGACGAAGCTCCGGCGCCAATCAAAGGCATCCCAGGTGAGGGAAAAGAGCTCGACCTGACCCGGTCGCAAGGCCAGTGCAAAAGCTGTCTTGAAGGCCCATTGCAGGTGGGCGGGAAGAAAGGCATAGACCCGCCGAAAATCTTCAAGCGTCGTCATGCATAGGTGACGCTGCACACGCAAACGTTTGTAGTCCCGCCAGGGATTGCGGCTGATGAGCTCCTGATCGACGGCCCAGGCCAGTATGGCGTGCAGGTAGGCCTGATACTTGTTGATGGTGTTGTTTCCTGTCCCTCTGGAGCGGAAGCCTTCCCGCATCCGCTCCAGATCCTGTCGTGTCAGGGCATCGGCGAACTTGTCCCGCAGGAACTCCCCTACTCCGGGAACATGCTTTCCATCAGCGTCGTGCCCCGCCAGGAAGTAGACGACATTACGCTTGGTCCGGGGATGACTTTCCGGGTGGCTCCGGTAATAGAGCATGACCACCTCGCCCAGTGTCAGGCGCTCTTCTTCGGCTGTAGATTCCGCCAGGAATTCAGCTTCCCAAGCCCGTGCTGTCTGCTCGTCCACGAAGGTTTTTTGTCTCCATGCCCTTTCTCCGTGGGGCTTGTACTTCACCATCCATCTGCCGTCACGTCGCTGCGAGATGCTCATACGTCCACCGATTATGAAAGGCCGCACCCCCGGACAAAATCTTGTGCGCTCAGGGGGGCGGCCTTTCTCTTTTTGTCGGGGCATAGCCCCGCAAGTTCCTGTATTTGCCTGTCGATGATGTCTACTTTTTTTACGACTGCCTGTCGTTCCTGCAAAAGCTTCTGGATCTCTGCCAGTCGCTCCTGGGCGTCTGTCCTGCTCATGGCAGTCAGCTCCTTGTATCGTGTACCGGCCACGGGAAAAGGTGAATTTCTGCGCGGCTTTTCCAGATTTTCAGATCCGCGGAATTGTGACAGCAAAGGAAGTTTTTAGGGGGCCTGTTTTACGCGGCCCGCGCCACGATCTTTGGCATGCCATTGGCCGTGGCCAGAAGCTCCCCTGCTGTGCGCCCGTCTTCCAGCTTTTCGCCCAGGTCGATGCCTTTCATGGCGAGGCCGACGAGGCCCGTCTCCGTGCGCAGGATTTCCCGTGCTTCGGCCTTGGTTGGTGCGGCGATCCAGAAGCGTTCCCCTGCCAGGTAGAGGCGCATGTCCGTCTTGCGCTCGGGAAGGATGAACTCTCGCAGGATGTCATAGGCGGGCATCACCTTGTCGATATGCGGGTAGTCCTCTGTCCCCTCCGGGTTGAAAAGATCAAAGAGGGCGTCCGTCTCCTCCTCGATCTCAGCCCACACGTCGTCGGTAGCCCACGCCGGGTAATGCTGCCAGGCTTCGTCCAGGGCGCGGCGGACGTCGTAGAACAGGGTGGACATGACGGCCAGCAGGTGGGTCATGTCGGTTTTGACCGGCGGCCAGATGGATTCCAGCAGCCGGGCCGCTTTGGTGGTTGAAGCATCAAAGACCGCCATGCCGCAGTGCAACGTGATAACCCGCGTGTACAGGATGTCGATGAGATCAAGGCAGTGTTGGGCATGTTGCTTGATCTCCCGGTAGTCGCTGTCATCTCTGCCGCACTTGAGGAGCGGCGCGGCGAAGAACTGGACGCAGGCAGCGGCTTTAAACTGGATGTCCGCGATCTTCCGCCTGTCGCCGGTGACGTTGTTGTAGATACGGCAGAGAGGTCTGCGCAGGCAGCGCCGTGCCATGCCCTCGTGCTTGTAGACCGTGCCGCAGTAGGGACATTTGCTGCCATAGACGGCGATTTTTTTATGCTTCTTCATACTGTTTCTCCATACGCTCCTGTCAGAAACAGGATAAAAAAGGCCGCCTTTAGGGCGGCCTTTTTAAATTCCGATTTATTTTGAAAAATTGGAAATTTGTAAATTTTTTATAAATAACATATTGTAATAATTTATTTTTACATTGTTCACAAATTAAAAACAATTTGTCTATCCTAGTTGTGGGACGTCAGCCCTTGACATCTTTTGGGAATGAGGACTATGGTGGGTAGAAGAAAGAGGCCGATATGGAAAAGCTGTTCGATTCTCATGAAATAGACGACCTGAAGCAGCAGGTCGAAAAGCTGGAGTCTTCCTCCCAACAGGAAGACTTGGCTGTCGATATGCTGCTGCTTTTGTCGATGAAGTTGCGCGGCACTTTCCCTACTCCGGCAACCGCCATCAAGTTTTTCCTCAAGCGATGGGAGCTGACGGAAACCTATTTTGCCAAGGTGCTTGGCAGCCGTAGCCGGGCAAGCGAAATCCTGTCCGGCAAGCGCAACCTCTCGATGTCTGACCTGCGGACGTTGCGGGATAACCTTGGAATCCCTTCTGATCTTCTACTTGGGGATCCCAAGGCCGCAGAGGACCAGGGTATCGACTTCAGCCGTTACCCTGTAGCTGAGATGGCCAAGCTCGGCCTGGTACGTCCCCGCCTGACGAAGCGCAGCCGCAATTTTGAGGAAGCCATCCGCGGATTCTTTGAGAGTGCCGGCTTCTCGCCAGAGCAGGCCAAGCAGGCCTGTTATCGCCGTTCCATCCGCAAGAATGAAAAGTCGGACGTCTGTGCTTTGCAGGTCTGGCTGGCTGCTGTGCGCAAGCGTGCCCTTGGCATGGATGCTCCCGACTATGGGACCATCACCAGGGAAGACCTTACGGCTATCGCCCGTCTGAGCGTCTATCCTGACGGCCCTGTCCGGGCTGTCAACGCCTTACGGGAAAAGGGCATCCGCGTGGTCACCATGCCGCATCTGCGGAGCACCTATCTGGATGGTGCGGTCTTTCTGCTGGATGGAAAGCCCGTCATCGGTCTGACACTGCGGTATGACCGTCTGGACAATTTCTGGCATACGCTGATGCACGAACTCGGCCATCTGTATAACGGGGACGTCTCGGAAGAGCCCGTTTTCGATGACCTTGAAATCTCGGCCCAAGAAGATAACCAGGAAGTGGCGGCGGATATGATCGCACAGAACGTCTTCATCCCCCGCGAGCGTTGGGAGAGCTTCTGTGCCCACCGGATAAGCACCATGAGCATCTGCGCATTGGCCGCAGAGCTGTCGCTTTCTCCTGCCATCGTGGCAGGTCGGTATCGCTTTGAAACGAAGAATTACAGGGTATTCACTGCGCTCGTCGGACACGGCGAAGTGCGGCGTCTTTTCCCCTCTTTTACAGGAGAATAACCATGCGCTGTGATATTTACAGGTAAGGCCACGAGCCTGAACCGAGGGGCAGGATCGTGGCCTTGTGGCAGCAGATCACGATATGGGATCGTGAACTACCTAGAACCTAGGAAATTCTAGCCTAGTTTTTATTTGCCGCCCAGTCAAGCCCTGCCTCCATATCCTCTTGGAGGATGCTTATATGTCTTCTGAAAAGACATGTACGGCTGAGGCTGGCGGCTATTTTGTCGCCTCGTACGTTCACCCCAAAACCGGCAAGCGGATCTACGCACGGACGTATGGGAAACGGGCGTTTTTTATCCCCTACAAGACGGGCTCTGCCAAGTAGCCCCGACAAGGGGGTGAGAAATGAGGCAGCCCCTCACTATCGGGTCTGAAGACCCCAATCGTCCCGGCTACTACCTCATGGGCTTTTCGCGTTCTGTACGCCACTCGCGTTCCAGCCGTGTCATAAGGCCCAGACGGCACGGGCATTTCCCCTCTGGCGCAAGCTTGATCATCCCCCGTGTAAGCAGCTCTCGCTGCTTGATCTGCTCTAACCTCTTTGGGGCCCCTTTCGGGGCCCCTTCTCCCTATCTATCTTCCCAGCGCCACGGCCACGTTGAGGCTCAGGCGCAAGTGCAGGCTGGCGTCATCCAATGCCTGGCGGAAGCGTTGCTCGGCTTCCGTACGGCTCTGGAACAGGCTGTCCAGCAGGCACTGCGGGCTGAACATGGTATCCGCATTGCGGCCCAGGTCGGACACGGCGTAGCTGAAGACGTTTTATCTTACGGAGATAATCATGGAATTGTATAAGTATATGTCTGCTGAGAGTTTTGAGAAGTTTATCGTCAATGGGCCGACGATTAGATTTACCCCATCAAAAGAATTTAATGATCCTTTTGAGTGTTTACCTGCATTAGGCAGAGAAGAGAATGAAGATGAACTCGAGTATGCTGTTCGATATTGTATTGATCGTTTTTGTAGGGATCATATAGAATTTGATATATCACAATTTGATCCTTATATATTTGAAACAAAAGAAAAAATGTTCGATAAACTATGTACACATTTTCATGATCAACTTTATGAGTTGAGGAATAAATATGGAACGTTTTGCTGTAGCAAAAATAACAGCAATATTTTAATGTGGTCACATTATGCAGATAACCATAAAGGTGTGGCTATTATTTTTGATTCATCTAGATTTAGGGCGAGTAATGATGAGAGAATTTTGTTTCGAAAAGTAAAGTATAAATCACAAAGGCCACATATTTCAATTGGAAGTATAAAAGAACCCGATGTATTTTTTACGAAATCGTCTTTATGGAAGTATGAAGAAGAATACAGATCAGTTGAAAATCTTTACACCCCTGAAGTACTAGGATTGAAAACTATAGATGGGAAGCAAGGTATATGTGCTATACAAAGAGAGTCGATTTCAGGGATAATTTTTGGATGTATGTTTAAGGGGAATATTGAATCATTACGTGAATCATTGATTAAGCAAGGCGGCTTTGAGCACCTGAAGTTCTACAAGGCTGAAATGGACAAGCTGGAGTACAAGCTGAACATTGTTCCCCTTGAGGGCTAACGCTCAAACAGGCCGCTGCCCCGCACGACGCGAAGGCAACGGCCTGTTTTCGTTGGTGATGCTCACTTGCCGGTAACTTTCCCGGCTAGGCGATGACATTCAGGCCGGACACAGCCTCCTGCATGAACTGCTTGATGTTGGCCATGGCCTCGCTGCGCCATGCGCCACCGTCGGATTCCACCAGCATGAAGTTCATCCCGTCCTTGTCCTGGGCGCGGAAGACAAAGCTGCTGGCGGGCTGCTCCACTTCCGTAAAAGTGCGGAAGGGACGCAGAGTAACGGGGTTGGGCATCGTGGTATTCTCCACGCTGACGAGGTTCTTGCGGACGGTGACGCCCTGGGTCACGCCATCATCGGACAGCGTGTTTTCCAGCGTGGTCTTGACGTTGGCGGCGAATTTCAGGACAAGGCCGCGATCCGTGGGCTTGAGATCGTCATCCGTGAAGCAGGCCTGCATGGCGATACAGAATTTTTCGGACGGGATCCATTCGTTCACCGGAAGTTTGAGCTGGTCGAGCTTGGCAATGATGTAGGTCTTGCGGTCTTCATGGTCGCCCACAAGGGCGGACTTGATGCTCACGGTATCAGGGGATTCGACGTGGCAGATGAGCTTGTCCAGGGGAAGTTCGTCCACATTGCGGCTCAGGAAGTCCACCAGGGACGACAGGTTCTTCACCGTGATCGCTTCGGGCTTGGGTTCACGGACGGGTTTCAGGTCGCTGGTGGAATATTTTTTGCCGTTGACTTCGATGACGACGGGCTTCGCGTCCTTGCGGATGGCGTTATACAGGGCTTCCAGCATAGTATTTCCTCCTTCGGCTAGTTGCCGGCACTGGCGGTTTTGGCATCAGGGAAACGGGTGATTTTTCCGGGCATGTGTTCCTGCGCTCCTGGCAGGAGATTCTGGTAGGGATTCTCGCCGCTGGTGATCTCCGACGCGGCGACTTCGCCTGTCCGGGGGTCGTTTCCGATGTAGATGCTGGTTTCCAGCGGTTCCGGCGGGCAGAGGGTGGACGAGGTGTTGACGACGACTTCAGCCATATTGCGCTGCTCGTTGGGCTTGACTACGAGCTCCAATTTGATCTTGCGGACCTTTTTGGCCGGAGTGTTGGGGTCGCAGATGTTGGCGATGACGCGCTGGATCTCTTCCTGGAGTCGTTCAACGGCTCCGCCGCCGTACAGGGTTTCGATTTTCAGAGGGATCATGCATGTCTCCTTG
This is a stretch of genomic DNA from Desulfovibrio piger. It encodes these proteins:
- a CDS encoding tyrosine-type recombinase/integrase, encoding MSISQRRDGRWMVKYKPHGERAWRQKTFVDEQTARAWEAEFLAESTAEEERLTLGEVVMLYYRSHPESHPRTKRNVVYFLAGHDADGKHVPGVGEFLRDKFADALTRQDLERMREGFRSRGTGNNTINKYQAYLHAILAWAVDQELISRNPWRDYKRLRVQRHLCMTTLEDFRRVYAFLPAHLQWAFKTAFALALRPGQVELFSLTWDAFDWRRSFVHVRQGKTGLIKTVIPPAMYMEEAAQRYAVDRGAGIHLVCHRHGRRIISYKDAWASACKKAGVKMRPYDVRHLSASEMLARGADLASVAAQMGHSSVTTTGNTYAHVTAGGQARAAALMPVLDAEKVLF
- a CDS encoding ImmA/IrrE family metallo-endopeptidase, producing the protein MEKLFDSHEIDDLKQQVEKLESSSQQEDLAVDMLLLLSMKLRGTFPTPATAIKFFLKRWELTETYFAKVLGSRSRASEILSGKRNLSMSDLRTLRDNLGIPSDLLLGDPKAAEDQGIDFSRYPVAEMAKLGLVRPRLTKRSRNFEEAIRGFFESAGFSPEQAKQACYRRSIRKNEKSDVCALQVWLAAVRKRALGMDAPDYGTITREDLTAIARLSVYPDGPVRAVNALREKGIRVVTMPHLRSTYLDGAVFLLDGKPVIGLTLRYDRLDNFWHTLMHELGHLYNGDVSEEPVFDDLEISAQEDNQEVAADMIAQNVFIPRERWESFCAHRISTMSICALAAELSLSPAIVAGRYRFETKNYRVFTALVGHGEVRRLFPSFTGE
- a CDS encoding DUF2971 domain-containing protein, giving the protein MELYKYMSAESFEKFIVNGPTIRFTPSKEFNDPFECLPALGREENEDELEYAVRYCIDRFCRDHIEFDISQFDPYIFETKEKMFDKLCTHFHDQLYELRNKYGTFCCSKNNSNILMWSHYADNHKGVAIIFDSSRFRASNDERILFRKVKYKSQRPHISIGSIKEPDVFFTKSSLWKYEEEYRSVENLYTPEVLGLKTIDGKQGICAIQRESISGIIFGCMFKGNIESLRESLIKQGGFEHLKFYKAEMDKLEYKLNIVPLEG